The following proteins are encoded in a genomic region of Danio rerio strain Tuebingen ecotype United States chromosome 16, GRCz12tu, whole genome shotgun sequence:
- the si:ch73-343g19.4 gene encoding dispanin subfamily A member 2b-like, whose product MDRSQNPPEKSVMLQHQPPPAYQDNTAAYPPYYPGQSVLQGAYAQGPHPGQAVVSVQPTVFVTAAPLVNPLPDYLGYSIFTMLCCCLPLGIAALIFSISTRNANQNGQRELAEKNSEKARTLNHVAVGLGIVCLVLVITIQVVMFKNAYNYNYKYRNYN is encoded by the exons ATGGATCGCAGTCAGAATCCACCTGAGAAGTCCGTGATGTTGCAGCATCAGCCTCCACCTGCATACCAGGACAATACTGCTGCATATCCTCCATACTATCCTGGACAGTCGGTCCTGCAGGGCGCCTACGCTCAAGGGCCACATCCAGGACAAGCGGTGGTCTCTGTACAGCCTACAGTTTTTGTGACCGCTGCTCCACTGGTCAATCCACTGCCAGATTACCTGGGTTACTCCATCTTCACCATGCTTTGCTGCTGTTTACCTCTGGGCATTGCAGCACTGATATTTTCCATCTCT ACTCGAAACGCCAACCAAAATGGACAGCGGGAATTGGCAGAGAAGAACTCTGAAAAAGCACGCACCCTGAATCACGTTGCAGTTGGTCTTGGCATCGTTTGTTTAGTATTGGTTATTACCATTCAAGTTGTTATGTTCAAAAATgcatataactataactataaatATCGTAACTATAATTAA